A genomic stretch from Streptomyces sp. NBC_00341 includes:
- a CDS encoding MarR family transcriptional regulator has protein sequence MSTPKRPTAGRSKGKITAVPPGGDSAFRETLSSRLGKDIKPPTRKRPVQQMDVSVRYTYRAPHDMYGRSGYSVVSNDFLADVLAVLIAQHGMSPIQSAVLLWCIGRQREGWLKATHKKIADKLGVERSNVTRAIGRLEEWHMIQRVDTGLIFVNPMLGFEGNGDLQREVLDALRDAAGKLPEDLFPALNAPKPPRSVQLELGAKDGEDEVVDAEGRAC, from the coding sequence GTGTCGACACCAAAGCGCCCGACCGCCGGCCGCAGCAAGGGCAAGATCACCGCCGTGCCGCCGGGCGGTGACAGCGCCTTCCGCGAGACCCTGTCCTCCCGGCTGGGCAAGGACATCAAGCCGCCGACCCGCAAGCGGCCGGTGCAGCAGATGGACGTCAGTGTCCGGTACACCTACCGCGCCCCACACGACATGTACGGGCGCTCCGGCTACAGCGTGGTCTCCAACGACTTCCTTGCTGACGTCCTGGCCGTGCTCATCGCCCAGCACGGCATGTCGCCGATCCAGTCTGCGGTCCTGCTGTGGTGCATCGGCCGGCAACGTGAGGGCTGGCTGAAGGCCACGCACAAGAAAATCGCCGACAAACTGGGTGTGGAACGGTCGAACGTAACCCGGGCGATCGGCCGCCTTGAGGAGTGGCACATGATCCAGCGCGTGGACACTGGGCTGATCTTCGTGAACCCGATGCTCGGGTTCGAGGGCAACGGGGACCTGCAGCGCGAGGTCCTGGACGCACTGCGTGACGCGGCCGGGAAGCTGCCCGAAGACCTCTTCCCGGCCCTGAACGCCCCGAAGCCGCCGCGCAGCGTTCAGCTGGAGCTCGGGGCAAAAGACGGGGAAGATGAAGTGGTCGACGCGGAGGGGCGGGCATGCTGA
- a CDS encoding helix-turn-helix domain-containing protein — translation MDSLEFMRWAAVRYDGDRFVLVVLFHLMGSQKPGGLIEATHEDVSADLGYSRPHISRVFNVLAADGALRKVQRGRLPAQPGRSLRGGLREPRKGEKKRAKAGMGDRVEQLDLLREVMEDPDAPDAFRAMAAPGVKLEARKAPNGEGKATS, via the coding sequence ATGGACAGCCTGGAGTTCATGCGCTGGGCCGCTGTCCGTTACGACGGCGACCGGTTCGTTCTCGTGGTGCTGTTCCACCTGATGGGCTCCCAGAAGCCCGGCGGGCTGATCGAGGCCACCCACGAGGATGTGTCCGCCGATCTCGGATACAGCCGGCCTCACATCAGCCGCGTCTTCAACGTCCTGGCGGCCGACGGGGCGCTGCGTAAGGTCCAGCGGGGCCGTCTACCAGCTCAACCCGGCCGCTCGCTGCGAGGAGGGCTCAGGGAGCCGCGCAAGGGCGAGAAGAAGCGTGCCAAGGCGGGTATGGGGGACAGGGTGGAGCAGTTGGACCTGTTGCGCGAGGTCATGGAGGACCCGGACGCGCCCGACGCGTTCCGGGCGATGGCCGCTCCTGGCGTGAAACTGGAAGCGCGCAAGGCGCCGAATGGGGAAGGGAAGGCCACGTCATGA
- a CDS encoding MFS transporter, whose protein sequence is MLPPTAGPNSPWHGIPAYIAGTTALAGLGLAAGGTAGALLATELAGTASVAGLPVALHLGGSAVGALLVSHQAGRGHRGRGLALGLVLGALGALAVVLAAKQGSLAWMLAGSALLGTANSSIFLLRYTAAQAVPEGSRGRALGAVFLATALGAVISPLLLGPSGTAAHAIGLPTLCGLYLVAFVAFGGSALLLAAGCSPRTPLLGRAASVLASGLRPARGTVRLGAALREPAAVVALSALAGANFIMVGVMTLTPVHLSQHGAGHGVVGSFVALHVVGMFAPAPLVGRLADRYGPMPVVLIGAVISLMASVLGSFSTGPTTMTTVHLVLAGLGWNFGVVGASTLLTGAVPGQLRPYVEGIGEATMGAAAVVVAPLVAALPGAWGYHLLGLCAVALTALALVRMRRPAADLLLSTPRMLK, encoded by the coding sequence GTGCTGCCACCGACGGCCGGGCCGAACAGCCCGTGGCACGGCATACCGGCGTACATCGCCGGCACCACCGCCCTGGCCGGCCTCGGCCTCGCCGCCGGCGGAACGGCCGGAGCCCTGCTCGCCACCGAACTGGCCGGCACCGCCTCGGTGGCCGGACTCCCCGTGGCCCTGCACCTGGGCGGTTCCGCCGTCGGCGCGCTCCTCGTGTCGCACCAGGCGGGCCGGGGCCACCGCGGACGCGGCCTGGCCCTCGGCCTGGTACTGGGAGCCCTCGGGGCGCTGGCGGTCGTCCTCGCGGCGAAACAGGGGAGCCTCGCCTGGATGCTGGCCGGCAGCGCACTGCTCGGCACCGCCAACTCCTCCATCTTCCTGCTCCGTTACACCGCCGCCCAAGCCGTACCGGAAGGAAGCCGGGGCAGAGCACTGGGCGCGGTCTTCCTCGCCACCGCACTCGGCGCCGTGATCAGCCCGCTGCTGCTCGGCCCCAGCGGCACGGCCGCCCACGCGATCGGGCTGCCGACACTGTGCGGCCTGTACCTGGTCGCCTTCGTCGCGTTCGGCGGCTCCGCACTGCTGCTGGCCGCGGGCTGCTCCCCGAGAACACCCTTGCTGGGACGTGCGGCGAGCGTGCTCGCCTCCGGCTTGAGACCCGCTCGCGGCACAGTCCGGCTGGGCGCCGCACTCCGCGAGCCGGCGGCGGTGGTGGCCCTGAGCGCACTGGCCGGGGCCAACTTCATCATGGTCGGCGTCATGACCCTCACCCCCGTACACCTCAGCCAGCACGGCGCCGGCCACGGTGTGGTGGGTTCCTTCGTGGCGCTGCACGTGGTCGGGATGTTCGCCCCCGCCCCCCTCGTCGGACGGCTGGCCGACCGGTACGGGCCGATGCCGGTCGTCCTCATCGGCGCCGTGATCTCCCTGATGGCAAGCGTGCTGGGCAGCTTCAGCACAGGCCCCACGACGATGACAACCGTCCACCTCGTCCTGGCCGGCCTCGGCTGGAACTTCGGCGTGGTCGGTGCCAGCACGCTGCTGACCGGAGCAGTCCCAGGACAGCTGCGTCCCTACGTGGAAGGGATCGGCGAAGCCACCATGGGCGCCGCCGCCGTGGTCGTCGCACCACTGGTGGCCGCGCTGCCCGGTGCCTGGGGATACCACCTCCTGGGGCTCTGCGCCGTGGCACTGACAGCACTCGCCCTCGTCCGGATGCGCCGCCCCGCGGCCGACTTGCTGCTCTCGACACCAAGGATGCTGAAATGA
- a CDS encoding trehalose-6-phosphate synthase, translating into MKILTCSNSCPQWADGQLNPRSAGGLVPMLNALLAEHGGDWIFTAPPGGDLPESVTLDGGITLHPMGLDEDLRRRHYDTVSIQLLLGLLHYMHDTSVEPVFDRELGEAWAGYETVNRLYAERLTGLSADTADELILINDPHLMLVPEFFTAGKKQRKSKLTYFLGTPWCEPDYFTVLPGPVRTRILESLLACDAVGFHAQRWTDAFAACCARFLPDAVIEGDTITHRGHVTRLVSEPFPLDVDVIDTMVEEPATASWTERLTRMADGRRVMVRADRIDLWKNMPRGFAAFEAALERSPELAETSWFLAVGTTPSRASARHLAYQKATEEAIRRVNDRFGTPDRPVATLLQPGKGRDSRNCVLAALLMSSAAIVNSTYDGLNLFAKEAAYLLDDSASLLVSANAGVHEQLAPFARTIDPFDIDQTSRVIEAALRTDTGSAGPADKRHALLRSETAEGWLKAVFPA; encoded by the coding sequence ATGAAAATTCTGACCTGCAGCAACAGCTGTCCGCAGTGGGCGGACGGGCAGCTCAACCCGCGCTCCGCCGGTGGGCTCGTCCCCATGCTGAACGCCCTGCTCGCCGAACACGGCGGCGACTGGATCTTCACCGCACCACCCGGCGGCGACCTGCCCGAATCGGTGACCCTGGACGGCGGCATCACCCTGCACCCCATGGGACTGGACGAGGACCTGCGCCGCCGTCACTACGACACGGTCTCCATCCAACTGCTGCTCGGACTCCTGCACTACATGCACGACACATCGGTCGAACCGGTCTTCGACCGTGAGCTCGGCGAGGCCTGGGCAGGGTACGAAACGGTCAACCGGCTGTACGCGGAAAGGCTCACCGGCCTGTCGGCCGACACCGCGGACGAACTCATCCTGATCAACGACCCGCACCTCATGCTCGTCCCGGAGTTCTTCACCGCGGGCAAGAAGCAGAGGAAGAGCAAGCTCACCTACTTCCTGGGCACGCCGTGGTGCGAACCCGACTACTTCACCGTCCTCCCCGGCCCCGTCCGCACCCGCATCCTCGAATCCCTCCTCGCCTGCGACGCCGTCGGCTTCCACGCCCAGCGCTGGACGGACGCGTTCGCCGCCTGCTGCGCAAGGTTCCTGCCCGACGCCGTCATCGAGGGCGACACCATCACGCACCGGGGCCACGTCACGCGGCTGGTGTCCGAGCCGTTCCCGCTGGACGTGGACGTGATCGACACGATGGTCGAGGAACCCGCCACCGCGTCGTGGACGGAGCGGCTGACGCGGATGGCGGACGGCCGGCGCGTGATGGTCCGGGCCGACCGGATCGACCTCTGGAAGAACATGCCCCGCGGGTTCGCCGCCTTCGAGGCCGCCCTGGAACGCTCCCCGGAGCTCGCCGAGACCTCCTGGTTCCTCGCCGTCGGCACCACACCCAGCCGCGCCTCCGCCCGCCACCTCGCCTACCAGAAGGCCACCGAAGAGGCGATCCGCCGGGTCAACGACCGCTTCGGGACGCCGGACCGGCCGGTCGCCACCCTCCTCCAGCCCGGCAAGGGCCGGGACTCGCGCAACTGCGTCCTCGCGGCCCTGCTCATGAGCAGCGCCGCAATCGTCAACTCGACCTACGACGGGCTCAACCTGTTCGCCAAGGAGGCCGCCTACCTCCTCGACGACTCCGCCTCACTGCTCGTGTCCGCCAACGCGGGCGTGCACGAACAACTCGCGCCGTTCGCCCGCACCATCGACCCGTTCGACATCGACCAGACCAGCCGCGTCATCGAGGCCGCACTGCGGACGGACACCGGCAGCGCCGGCCCGGCCGACAAGCGCCACGCGCTGCTGCGCTCGGAAACGGCGGAGGGCTGGCTGAAGGCAGTCTTCCCGGCCTGA